Proteins co-encoded in one Quercus robur chromosome 8, dhQueRobu3.1, whole genome shotgun sequence genomic window:
- the LOC126695044 gene encoding squamosa promoter-binding protein 1-like, whose amino-acid sequence MEARSFEGKRTFKEKVYKEVEEDVDDDLDEEEGGGEMMSFADNERKRAVAVFSGKRGTSGGAGGVSPPCCQAEKCGADLTDAKRYHRRHKVCELHSKASVVIVAGQRQRFCQQCSRFHDLSEFDEAKRSCRVRLAGHNERRRKVGYQSKETQSRQTDDHSGRIQVTIPGNSSYKQLQMR is encoded by the exons ATGGAAGCAAGGAGCTTTGAAGGCAAGCGAACTTTCAAAGAGAAGGTCTACAAGGAAGTCGAAGAAGATGTAGATGATGACTTGGATGAAGAAGAGGGAGGTGGTGAAATGATGAGCTTTGCAGataatgagagaaagagagcagTTGCTGTTTTCTCTGGTAAAAGAGGCACTAGTGGTGGTGCTGGTGGGGTGTCACCGCCGTGTTGTCAGGCAGAGAAATGTGGAGCTGATTTAACTGATGCAAAGCGTTACCATCGCCGTCATAAAGTGTGTGAGCTTCATTCAAAGGCATCTGTTGTGATTGTTGCAGGGCAGAGGCAACGGTTTTGTCAGCAATGCAGCAG GTTCCATGATCTATCAgagtttgatgaagccaaaaGAAGCTGCCGCGTACGCTTGGCTGGACATAATGAGCGCCGCAGAAAGGTTGGTTACCAGTCAAAGGAAACTCAGAGTAGGCAAACTGATGATCATAGTGGCAGAATTCAGGTAACAATCCCAGGGAATTCCAGTTACAAGCAACTCCAGATGCGATAA